One window of the Clostridium sp. MB40-C1 genome contains the following:
- a CDS encoding CoA-binding protein — protein sequence MNIRKFFDYENWVVVGKVSDTSKYAYKILKSLGKAKFNVSGVHPLDELENVYNSLSDVPYKIDVIDLCITPSLGIEVLKEAKKLNIDKVLVQPGAESEEILDYCKANGIVAIEGCALVQLSVYYNIDVNQF from the coding sequence GTGAACATAAGAAAATTTTTTGATTATGAGAATTGGGTTGTTGTAGGAAAAGTTTCTGATACATCAAAATATGCGTACAAAATTTTAAAATCTCTAGGCAAAGCTAAATTTAATGTGTCAGGAGTACATCCACTAGACGAATTAGAAAATGTGTATAACTCATTAAGTGATGTACCTTACAAAATTGATGTAATAGATTTATGTATAACTCCTTCTTTAGGAATAGAAGTGCTTAAAGAAGCTAAAAAACTTAATATAGATAAGGTACTGGTTCAACCTGGAGCAGAAAGCGAAGAAATACTAGATTATTGTAAGGCTAATGGAATAGTTGCTATAGAAGGGTGTGCTCTTGTACAGTTATCAGTTTACTATAACATTGACGTAAATCAATTTTAA
- a CDS encoding biotin--[acetyl-CoA-carboxylase] ligase, with protein MKEKIIELLKQNKNNFISGQKISESLGVSRAAIWKYINSIKEDGYKIESVSRKGYKLVSSPDLLTFEEIKDTLNTKYIGRNIVYLESVDSTNNEAKKLANKDVVEGTVVIAEEQIMGKGRLGRNFISPKYKGIWMSIILTPDINPMNVPKITQVAAASVIMGLKKNGIKAFVKWPNDIVINGKKICGILTEMSGEINKVNYVIVGIGINVNVEEDEFTEEIRDIASSLKIQSGKTINRKEVVSSVLNYFEELYEEFVTKENIDTSIKICRESSILLGKEIKIIERNNKFLAKALNLSNEGRLIIQHSDGKVEEIMSGEVSVRGINGYI; from the coding sequence ATGAAGGAAAAGATAATAGAGTTACTAAAACAAAATAAAAATAATTTTATTTCTGGTCAAAAGATAAGTGAAAGTCTTGGAGTTAGTAGGGCTGCCATATGGAAATACATAAATTCGATAAAAGAGGATGGATATAAAATAGAATCTGTATCTAGAAAAGGATATAAACTTGTATCTTCACCTGATTTACTTACTTTTGAAGAAATAAAAGATACTCTTAATACTAAATATATAGGGAGAAATATTGTTTATTTAGAATCTGTTGATTCTACTAATAATGAAGCTAAAAAACTTGCGAATAAAGATGTGGTTGAAGGAACAGTTGTTATTGCGGAAGAACAAATTATGGGAAAAGGCAGGTTAGGAAGAAATTTTATATCACCTAAATATAAGGGAATATGGATGTCTATTATTTTAACACCAGATATAAATCCTATGAACGTTCCAAAGATTACTCAAGTAGCAGCTGCTTCTGTTATTATGGGACTAAAGAAAAATGGAATTAAGGCTTTTGTAAAATGGCCTAATGATATAGTTATAAATGGTAAAAAAATATGTGGAATATTAACAGAAATGAGTGGAGAAATAAATAAGGTCAATTATGTTATAGTAGGAATAGGTATAAATGTAAATGTAGAAGAAGATGAATTTACTGAAGAAATAAGGGATATAGCTTCTTCTTTGAAAATACAAAGTGGTAAAACAATAAACAGAAAAGAGGTCGTAAGTAGTGTTTTAAACTATTTTGAGGAATTATATGAAGAGTTTGTTACCAAAGAAAACATAGATACGTCAATTAAAATTTGCAGAGAAAGTTCAATTTTATTAGGGAAAGAAATTAAGATAATAGAAAGAAATAACAAGTTCCTAGCAAAAGCACTAAACTTGAGTAATGAAGGAAGATTAATTATTCAGCATAGTGATGGAAAAGTAGAAGAAATAATGTCTGGAGAGGTTTCGGTAAGAGGGATAAATGGATATATTTAA
- a CDS encoding DUF3006 domain-containing protein — protein MFGVIDRFEGDFAVIELDDGKMINVKRNILPKEMKEGYVLNMDEQITFDYEETQRRKAEIEKMMEDLFES, from the coding sequence TTGTTTGGTGTAATTGATAGATTTGAAGGAGATTTTGCTGTGATTGAGTTAGATGATGGAAAGATGATTAATGTGAAAAGAAATATACTTCCTAAAGAAATGAAAGAAGGATATGTACTTAATATGGATGAACAAATCACTTTTGATTATGAAGAAACTCAAAGAAGAAAAGCGGAAATAGAAAAAATGATGGAAGATCTTTTTGAAAGTTAG
- a CDS encoding glutamate-5-semialdehyde dehydrogenase, whose product MNQEQYVIEKASLAKEAARKLSIIDTVTKNNALISMANALIENTDEILKANIVDMKNGEEKGLSKAMLDRLMLDEKRINSMAEGLREISYLDDPIGEVLTMWKRPNNLKIGQIRVPLGVIGIIYEARPNVTVDAAGLCIKSGNSVILRGGSEAINTNKAVAKIISEAGEKAGLPVGSINLIEITDREAANTMMKLNGYIDVLIPRGGAGLINAVVKNATVPVIETGVGNCHIFVDETADITNSIDIIINAKTQRPAVCNAMESLLVHKNIAKEFLPKLAEKLIPLGVEVRGCPITQSIISSAKPASEEDFSTEYLDLILSTKIVNNMDEALEHIYKYGTKHSEAILTNDYKNSERFLNEVDAAAVYINASTRFTDGSEFGFGAEIGISTQKLHARGPMGLKELTTTKYIIYGEGQIRE is encoded by the coding sequence ATGAATCAAGAACAATATGTTATTGAAAAAGCCTCTTTAGCAAAAGAAGCTGCAAGAAAACTCTCCATTATAGATACTGTAACTAAAAACAATGCTTTAATTTCAATGGCAAATGCACTAATAGAAAATACTGATGAAATATTAAAAGCTAATATAGTTGATATGAAAAACGGCGAAGAAAAAGGGCTTTCAAAAGCCATGCTAGATAGACTTATGCTTGATGAAAAAAGAATAAATTCTATGGCCGAAGGACTAAGAGAAATATCTTATCTTGATGATCCTATAGGAGAAGTACTTACTATGTGGAAACGCCCTAACAACCTTAAGATAGGGCAAATTAGAGTTCCATTAGGAGTTATCGGAATAATATATGAAGCAAGACCAAATGTTACTGTTGATGCTGCTGGTCTTTGTATAAAGTCAGGAAATTCAGTAATATTAAGAGGTGGTTCTGAAGCTATAAACACTAATAAAGCTGTAGCAAAAATAATTTCTGAAGCTGGTGAAAAAGCAGGTCTTCCTGTAGGTTCTATAAACCTTATTGAAATAACAGATAGAGAAGCTGCAAATACAATGATGAAGTTGAATGGTTATATAGATGTCCTTATTCCAAGAGGAGGGGCTGGACTTATAAATGCTGTAGTTAAAAATGCTACTGTTCCAGTTATAGAAACAGGCGTTGGAAATTGTCATATATTTGTAGATGAAACTGCTGATATAACTAATTCTATAGATATTATAATAAATGCTAAAACTCAAAGACCTGCTGTATGCAATGCGATGGAAAGTCTCCTTGTTCATAAAAACATAGCAAAAGAATTTCTTCCTAAGCTAGCAGAAAAACTAATTCCTTTAGGAGTAGAAGTAAGAGGATGTCCTATTACTCAAAGTATCATTAGTTCTGCAAAACCAGCTAGTGAAGAAGATTTTTCTACAGAATACCTGGACCTAATATTATCAACAAAAATAGTAAACAATATGGACGAAGCCTTAGAACACATTTATAAATACGGAACTAAACATTCAGAAGCTATACTTACTAATGACTATAAAAATTCTGAAAGATTCTTAAACGAAGTAGATGCTGCTGCTGTATATATCAATGCTTCAACTCGTTTCACAGATGGAAGCGAATTTGGCTTTGGAGCAGAAATAGGCATAAGCACTCAAAAACTTCATGCAAGAGGACCTATGGGATTAAAAGAACTTACAACTACAAAATATATTATTTATGGTGAAGGACAGATTAGAGAATAA
- the proB gene encoding glutamate 5-kinase yields MNNREDYLKNVKRVVIKVGTSTLTHSTGLLNLNRIEKLVRQISDIHNRGIEIILVSSGAIGAGIGKLGLKEKPKTIPQKQAAAAVGQGILLHMYEKLFSEYGKIAAQILLTREDVSHRTRFLNARNTFFALLEQGVIPIVNENDAISIDEIKFGDNDTLSAMVASISEADLLILLTDIDGLYNSNPNTNPDAKLIRCVDEITEEIEGCAGDAGSKLGTGGMITKINAAKIATYSGSSMVIVDGSTPNILNEVLNGSEVGTLFKGKTHPLQARKHWMAFSANTNGHIIVDEGAEEALIQSHKSLLPKGILFANGSFDQGDVVAILNTSNQVIAHGISNYNSDDIELIKGLDSHDIEDKLGYKTYDVIIHADNMSIF; encoded by the coding sequence ATGAATAATAGAGAAGATTATTTAAAAAATGTAAAAAGAGTAGTAATAAAGGTAGGCACTTCTACTTTAACTCACTCTACTGGGTTGCTAAATTTAAATAGAATCGAAAAATTAGTTAGACAAATTTCGGATATTCATAATAGAGGTATAGAAATTATATTAGTATCTTCAGGAGCAATAGGCGCTGGAATTGGTAAACTAGGCCTTAAAGAAAAACCAAAAACAATTCCTCAAAAACAAGCTGCAGCTGCTGTAGGCCAAGGTATTTTACTTCATATGTATGAAAAACTTTTTTCTGAATACGGAAAGATAGCTGCTCAGATACTATTAACGAGAGAAGATGTATCTCATAGAACTAGGTTCTTAAATGCTCGTAATACCTTTTTTGCACTATTAGAACAAGGAGTTATTCCTATAGTAAATGAAAATGATGCTATATCTATAGATGAAATAAAATTTGGAGATAACGATACTTTATCAGCTATGGTAGCTAGTATATCTGAAGCTGACTTACTTATACTTCTCACTGATATTGATGGATTATATAATTCTAATCCTAACACAAATCCAGATGCAAAACTTATTAGATGTGTAGATGAGATAACTGAGGAAATAGAGGGTTGTGCAGGAGATGCCGGTAGCAAACTTGGCACTGGTGGAATGATAACTAAAATTAATGCAGCTAAAATAGCTACTTACTCAGGCTCATCTATGGTTATTGTAGATGGAAGCACTCCTAATATTTTAAATGAAGTATTAAATGGTAGTGAAGTTGGAACCTTATTTAAAGGGAAAACTCATCCTCTTCAAGCTAGAAAACACTGGATGGCATTTAGTGCAAATACAAATGGACATATAATAGTAGATGAAGGTGCAGAAGAGGCTTTAATACAAAGTCATAAAAGCCTTCTACCTAAGGGAATTTTATTCGCAAATGGAAGCTTTGACCAAGGAGATGTAGTAGCAATACTAAATACCAGTAACCAAGTAATAGCTCATGGTATTTCAAACTACAATTCTGATGATATCGAATTGATAAAAGGCTTAGATTCTCATGATATAGAAGACAAATTAGGCTATAAGACTTATGATGTAATTATTCACGCTGACAATATGTCTATATTTTAA
- the proC gene encoding pyrroline-5-carboxylate reductase, whose translation MQSKIGFIGCGNMAGAMIRGIVNSNLISPECIIASNPTKEKLTKIKEETDIMVTQDNLEVAKFSNIIVLAVKPNKYKDVIEEIKNNINEDTIIITIAAGINIAKAEELFGWDIKLIRTMPNTPALVGEGMSALCKNEYVTEEDMKKVMKIFKCFGKVEVVEEKDIDTIIGLTGSSPAYVYMFIEALADGAVLKGLPRQKAYKLAAQAVYGSAKMVLETGKHPGELKDDVCSPGGTTIEAVYSLEKSGFRASVMEAMDTCIEKAKNMNK comes from the coding sequence ATGCAAAGCAAGATAGGTTTTATAGGGTGTGGAAATATGGCAGGTGCTATGATAAGAGGAATAGTTAATTCTAATTTAATTAGTCCTGAATGTATAATAGCGAGTAATCCAACGAAAGAGAAATTAACAAAGATAAAAGAAGAAACGGATATTATGGTAACACAGGATAACTTAGAAGTTGCCAAGTTTTCAAATATAATAGTTTTAGCAGTTAAACCTAATAAATATAAGGATGTAATAGAGGAAATAAAAAATAATATAAATGAAGATACCATTATTATAACTATTGCTGCTGGTATAAACATAGCAAAGGCAGAAGAACTATTTGGATGGGATATTAAACTTATTAGGACTATGCCTAATACTCCTGCTTTGGTAGGAGAAGGTATGAGTGCATTATGTAAAAATGAATATGTTACAGAGGAAGATATGAAAAAGGTAATGAAAATTTTTAAGTGTTTTGGAAAGGTTGAGGTTGTTGAAGAGAAAGATATTGATACTATTATAGGTCTTACAGGATCCTCTCCAGCATATGTGTATATGTTTATTGAAGCATTAGCTGATGGAGCAGTGCTAAAAGGGCTGCCAAGACAAAAGGCATACAAGTTAGCAGCTCAAGCTGTTTATGGTTCGGCTAAAATGGTTTTAGAAACAGGAAAACATCCGGGTGAACTTAAAGATGATGTGTGTTCACCTGGAGGTACAACAATCGAGGCTGTATATTCTCTAGAAAAAAGTGGATTTAGAGCATCAGTTATGGAAGCTATGGATACATGTATTGAAAAAGCAAAGAATATGAATAAGTAG
- a CDS encoding GNAT family N-acetyltransferase: MNIRIEKIETLKDEYLRIITDWYNDSQIKYFLTPNFKETDLRESTLEEVKLWLLNNRSEKERYLVFDNEILIGEFSIDFNFFNLFIKDTKSAWISLCIGNKSYWHRGIGQIIINELEKIVKNSGVNRIELGVFEFNLKAKALYEKVGYKQIGINKNLTYYNGKWYDDIRMEKLI; the protein is encoded by the coding sequence ATGAATATACGTATTGAAAAAATAGAAACTTTAAAAGATGAGTATCTAAGAATAATAACAGATTGGTATAATGATTCTCAAATTAAATATTTTTTAACTCCTAATTTTAAAGAAACAGATTTAAGAGAAAGTACATTAGAAGAAGTGAAATTATGGTTATTAAATAATAGAAGTGAAAAAGAAAGGTATTTAGTATTTGATAATGAGATTTTAATCGGTGAATTTTCCATTGACTTTAATTTTTTCAATCTATTTATAAAGGATACAAAGTCAGCTTGGATAAGCTTATGTATTGGTAATAAGTCATACTGGCACAGAGGAATTGGTCAAATAATTATAAATGAATTAGAGAAGATTGTAAAAAATAGTGGTGTCAATCGTATTGAATTGGGTGTATTTGAGTTTAATTTAAAAGCAAAGGCATTGTATGAGAAAGTAGGATATAAACAGATAGGAATAAATAAAAATCTAACTTATTATAATGGAAAATGGTATGATGATATAAGAATGGAAAAATTAATATAA
- a CDS encoding NAD(P)/FAD-dependent oxidoreductase: MKNNYDVIIIGAGPAGIFTALEVTKLSSKLNVLIVDKGRNIEKRKCPARDTGKCVNCNPCGITFGWSGAGAFSDGKLSLSPEVGGRLLEYRSEEEAQELINYCDKVYLNFGANEKVHGLNNEKVDEIKYEASKHNIRLVECPVRHLGTELAYDVLKGMYHHLIDNTNTDFCELSEAKELIIENGEVLGIKISSKDGCKEIRGKYVVVAPGRGGAEWLSNEAKNHNMKTKNNAVDIGVRVEVPNSIMDHLTKDLYEAKLVYYSDTFDNMVRTFCMNPGGVVSEEHYDGEIAVVNGHSYSQEELRTENTNFAMLVSTTFTEPFNQPIDYGKYIAQLGNMLTGGPIMVQRLGDLLSGRRTDESRLKKSTTRPTLKSAVPGDLSFVLPQRHLTSIVEALKAFDKIAPGLYSKNTLLYGVEVKFYSSKFETNKYFETDIKNLYTIGDGAGITRGLMQASVTGVIVARDIISKEK; encoded by the coding sequence TTGAAAAATAATTATGATGTTATTATAATAGGGGCTGGACCAGCTGGTATATTTACAGCTTTAGAGGTCACAAAATTAAGTTCCAAACTTAATGTGTTAATAGTAGATAAAGGAAGAAATATTGAAAAGAGAAAGTGTCCCGCAAGAGATACAGGGAAGTGTGTGAATTGCAATCCATGCGGAATAACGTTCGGATGGTCAGGAGCAGGGGCTTTTTCAGATGGTAAGCTTTCATTAAGTCCTGAAGTTGGAGGAAGGCTTTTAGAATATCGTTCAGAAGAAGAAGCTCAAGAATTAATAAATTACTGTGATAAAGTATACTTAAATTTTGGAGCAAATGAAAAAGTACACGGATTAAACAATGAAAAAGTTGATGAAATAAAATATGAAGCTAGTAAGCATAATATTAGACTAGTGGAGTGTCCAGTAAGACATCTTGGAACTGAACTTGCTTATGATGTTTTAAAAGGAATGTATCATCATTTAATAGACAATACTAATACTGATTTTTGTGAGTTAAGTGAAGCAAAAGAATTAATTATTGAAAATGGAGAAGTTTTAGGAATAAAAATTAGTTCAAAAGATGGTTGTAAAGAAATAAGAGGTAAGTATGTTGTTGTTGCGCCAGGTCGTGGTGGTGCTGAATGGCTTTCAAATGAAGCTAAAAACCACAATATGAAAACTAAAAATAATGCTGTAGATATTGGAGTTAGGGTAGAGGTTCCTAATTCTATAATGGATCATTTAACAAAGGATTTATATGAGGCTAAGCTTGTTTATTATTCTGATACTTTTGATAATATGGTGAGGACTTTTTGTATGAATCCTGGAGGAGTTGTATCAGAAGAACATTATGATGGTGAAATTGCTGTAGTAAATGGGCATAGCTATTCACAAGAGGAACTTAGGACAGAAAATACTAACTTTGCTATGTTAGTTTCTACTACATTTACAGAACCATTTAATCAACCTATAGATTATGGAAAGTATATTGCTCAGCTAGGAAACATGTTAACAGGTGGGCCTATAATGGTGCAAAGATTAGGGGATCTTTTGAGTGGACGTAGAACTGATGAATCTAGACTTAAAAAATCTACCACAAGACCTACTTTAAAATCTGCAGTTCCTGGTGATTTAAGTTTTGTACTTCCACAAAGACATTTAACATCCATTGTAGAAGCATTGAAAGCTTTTGATAAAATTGCTCCAGGGCTTTATAGTAAGAATACATTACTTTATGGAGTTGAAGTTAAATTCTATTCAAGTAAGTTTGAAACAAATAAATACTTTGAAACTGACATAAAAAACTTATATACAATAGGAGATGGAGCAGGTATCACTAGAGGATTAATGCAGGCTTCGGTTACAGGAGTTATAGTAGCTAGAGACATTATAAGTAAAGAAAAATAG
- a CDS encoding adenylosuccinate synthase, which translates to MSAFVVLGAQWGDEGKGKMTDYLAEKADVVVRFQGGNNAGHTVEVGDKQYKLHLIPSGILYDDKLNIIGNGVVLDPKAMFEEIDYLEGLGVKVTPEKLLISDRTQVIMPYHRILDGLKERSRGKNDIGTTGKGIGPCYTDKAERSGIRVCDLMHEKEFEEKLRKNIEDKNAIINLYGGETLDYDAVYNEYMDYAERMRPYVQDTSVTIYDEIKANKNVLFEGAQGSLLDIDYGTYPYVTSSNTVAGGVCTGTGVGPTMITNAVGIAKAYTTRVGKGPFPTELDDEVGDWIREKGHEYGVTTGRSRRCGWLDLVILKSTARVSGLTSFAVTKIDTLGGLEKIKMCTGYKLGDKVIDYFPASLEDLAKCEPIYEEFDGWDDSVADARSYDELPENAKTYLNRIAEFTGTRISIIGVGPKRDQTITIDDL; encoded by the coding sequence ATGTCAGCATTTGTTGTTTTAGGAGCCCAATGGGGAGACGAAGGAAAGGGAAAGATGACAGATTATCTTGCTGAAAAAGCGGATGTTGTTGTTAGATTTCAAGGAGGAAATAATGCTGGGCATACTGTTGAAGTTGGAGATAAACAGTATAAGTTACACTTAATACCTTCAGGAATATTATATGATGATAAGTTAAATATAATAGGAAATGGTGTTGTTTTAGATCCAAAAGCAATGTTTGAAGAAATTGACTATTTAGAAGGACTAGGAGTAAAGGTTACTCCTGAAAAGTTATTAATAAGTGATAGAACACAAGTTATAATGCCTTACCACAGGATATTAGATGGATTAAAAGAAAGGTCTAGAGGAAAGAATGATATAGGAACAACAGGAAAAGGAATAGGACCTTGTTATACAGATAAGGCAGAAAGAAGCGGTATAAGAGTTTGTGATTTAATGCATGAAAAAGAATTTGAAGAAAAGCTAAGAAAGAACATAGAAGATAAAAATGCAATCATAAATCTTTATGGTGGAGAAACTTTAGATTATGATGCTGTATATAATGAATATATGGATTATGCAGAAAGAATGAGACCTTATGTTCAAGATACATCTGTAACGATATATGATGAAATAAAAGCAAATAAGAATGTATTATTTGAAGGTGCACAAGGTTCATTACTTGACATAGACTATGGAACATATCCATATGTAACTTCTTCAAATACTGTGGCAGGCGGAGTATGTACTGGTACGGGAGTAGGACCTACAATGATAACAAATGCTGTAGGTATTGCTAAAGCTTATACAACAAGAGTTGGTAAAGGACCTTTCCCAACAGAATTAGATGATGAAGTTGGTGACTGGATAAGAGAAAAAGGTCACGAATATGGTGTAACTACAGGTAGATCAAGAAGATGTGGATGGCTTGACCTTGTAATACTAAAGAGTACAGCAAGAGTTTCAGGACTTACTAGTTTTGCAGTAACAAAGATAGATACATTAGGTGGTCTTGAAAAAATTAAAATGTGTACTGGATATAAATTAGGAGATAAAGTAATAGATTATTTCCCAGCAAGTTTAGAAGATTTAGCAAAGTGTGAACCTATATATGAAGAGTTCGATGGTTGGGATGATAGTGTAGCAGATGCTAGAAGTTATGATGAATTACCAGAAAATGCTAAAACGTACTTAAACAGAATTGCTGAATTTACAGGAACTAGGATATCAATTATAGGTGTTGGGCCAAAGAGAGACCAAACTATAACAATAGATGACCTATAA
- a CDS encoding DUF5673 domain-containing protein, giving the protein MKILVLICIILICFNCINNLNISNIHGKVITKLNTSSSKSLFIIFALVLLIGLTIYIYLTTQDDKYMFPIILDLIAIINGTLMLLIFTYNYSKITEKGIYTELGFYNWKQLKNYKWISNNTVQLKGKILKLIPFKTEITVALDKKFEADLLFKENIFL; this is encoded by the coding sequence ATGAAAATATTAGTACTAATATGTATAATTCTTATATGTTTCAATTGTATCAATAACTTAAATATATCTAATATTCATGGAAAAGTTATTACTAAATTAAATACTTCTTCATCTAAATCACTTTTTATTATATTTGCTCTTGTTTTACTAATAGGATTAACCATATACATTTACTTAACTACTCAAGATGATAAATATATGTTTCCTATAATTCTAGACCTTATAGCAATTATAAATGGTACTCTTATGTTATTAATATTCACATACAATTATTCAAAAATAACAGAAAAAGGAATCTATACTGAATTAGGTTTTTATAATTGGAAACAATTAAAAAACTATAAATGGATATCAAATAATACTGTTCAACTTAAGGGAAAGATATTAAAATTAATTCCTTTTAAAACTGAAATAACAGTAGCTCTAGATAAAAAGTTTGAAGCTGATTTGTTATTTAAAGAAAATATTTTTCTTTAA
- a CDS encoding DUF1858 domain-containing protein produces MAITKDMTIGQLVMNHPKTPAILMNFGMMCVGCPSAQGETIEEAAMVHGMDIEKLLEELNKNA; encoded by the coding sequence ATGGCAATAACAAAGGATATGACTATTGGACAATTAGTTATGAACCATCCTAAAACTCCTGCAATTCTAATGAACTTTGGTATGATGTGTGTTGGATGTCCTTCAGCACAAGGAGAAACTATTGAAGAAGCAGCAATGGTTCATGGAATGGATATCGAAAAATTATTAGAAGAATTAAATAAGAATGCTTAA